In the Girardinichthys multiradiatus isolate DD_20200921_A chromosome 4, DD_fGirMul_XY1, whole genome shotgun sequence genome, one interval contains:
- the lrrc4cb gene encoding leucine-rich repeat-containing protein 4C translates to MRNTMIYSLQRQTMRGRRLKGALSNPLFVLLLALQILVVAGLVRAQTCPSVCSCSNQFSKVICTRRGLRDVPDGISTNTRYLNLQDNLIQVIKVDSFKHLRHLEILQLSKNHIRSIEIGAFNGLASLNTLELFDNRLTTIPNGAFEYLSKLKELWLRNNPIESIPSYAFNRVPSLRRLDLGELKRLSYISDGAFKDLTNLRYLNLGMCNLKEIPNIIPLVRLEELEMSGNQLAVIKPISFTGLVNLQKLWMMHAQIQTIERNSFDDLQSLVELNLAHNNLTFLPHDLFTPLHHLERVHLHHNPWKCNCDILWLSWWLKETVPANTSCCARCHSPSAFKGRYIGELDHSYFQCDVPVIVEPPSDLNVTEGMGAELKCRTSSLTSISWLTPNGSLITHGAYKVRLSVLNDGTLNFTSVTMQDTGTYTCMVSNTAGNITASAVLNVTSVENSGVTYFTTVTVETIETPVDDSQTPLPPFGWVPSSTTKGIPVSTRTTERTYTIPVLDVDGEGALNGLDEVMKTTKIIIGCFVAITLMAAVLLVIFYKMRKQHNQQDPDGPASSMEVITVEEELAGVAAMERHIPLPPLEHYNHYNTYKSTYHHPPMLSTIHSSATQEPLLIQACSKDNVQETQI, encoded by the coding sequence ATGCGGAACACAATGATCTACTCCCTCCAACGCCAGACAATGAGAGGTCGTAGGCTGAAGGGGGCACTTTCCAACCCCctttttgtgttgcttttggCTCTTCAGATACTGGTGGTGGCTGGACTAGTTCGTGCTCAGACctgtccttctgtctgctcATGCAGCAACCAGTTCAGCAAAGTCATATGCACCCGCCGTGGTCTACGGGATGTCCCAGATGGCATTTCTACCAACACTCGCTACTTGAACCTCCAGGATAACCTAATTCAGGTCATCAAGGTGGACAGTTTCAAGCATCTACGCCATCTGGAAATTCTGCAGCTGAGCAAGAATCACATCCGCAGCATTGAAATTGGTGCTTTTAATGGGCTGGCGAGTCTTAACACATTAGAGCTCTTTGATAATCGACTAACGACAATTCCCAATGGAGCATTTGAGTACTTGTCCAAACTTAAAGAACTGTGGCTACGGAACAACCCCATTGAAAGTATACCATCTTATGCCTTCAATCGGGTTCCTTCACTTCGAAGGCTAGATCTAGGGGAGCTCAAGCGTCTCTCTTACATTTCTGATGGGGCTTTCAAGGACTTGACCAACCTGCGCTATCTGAACTTGGGAATGTGCAACCTGAAAGAGATCCCTAACATCATACCTTTGGTTAGGCTCGAAGAGCTAGAAATGTCAGGAAACCAGTTGGCTGTCATTAAGCCCATCTCATTTACAGGCTTAGTGAACCTTCAAAAGCTGTGGATGATGCATGCCCAAATCCAGACTATAGAGAGAAATTCATTTGATGATCTTCAGTCACTTGTGGAACTCAACCTGGCTCACAACAATCTGACCTTTCTGCCACATGACCTCTTTACACCATTGCATCATCTGGAAAGAGTGCACCTCCACCACAACCCTTGGAAATGCAACTGTGATATTTTGTGGCTCAGCTGGTGGCTTAAGGAAACAGTGCCTGCCAATACCAGTTGTTGTGCTCGTTGTCATTCTCCTTCAGCCTTTAAAGGTCGTTACATTGGAGAACTGGACCACAGCTACTTCCAGTGTGATGTTCCTGTTATTGTAGAGCCACCCAGCGACTTGAATGTGACAGAGGGCATGGGTGCTGAACTTAAATGTCGTACAAgttcattgacatctatcagctGGCTCACACCAAATGGCTCTTTGATAACACATGGGGCTTATAAGGTACGGTTGTCTGTACTCAATGATGGGACACTAAATTTTACCAGTGTAACAATGCAGGACACCGGGACTTACACCTGTATGGTTAGCAACACAGCTGGAAATATTACTGCTTCTGCAGTCCTTAATGTCACGTCTGTAGAAAACAGTGGAGTTACCTATTTTACAACAGTCACCGTGGAGACCATTGAGACCCCCGTGGATGACAGCCAAACACCACTCCCTCCATTTGGCTGGGTACCATCTTCAACTACAAAGGGTATACCTGTTTCAACAAGGACCACAGAGCGGACATACACCATACCAGTTCTTGATGTCGATGGAGAAGGAGCCCTCAATGGTCTTGATGAGGTGATGAAAACCACCAAGATTATCATTGGCTGTTTCGTAGCCATTACACTCATGGCTGCTGTTCTACTGGTAATTTTCTACAAGATGAGGAAGCAGCATAACCAACAGGACCCTGATGGCCCTGCTTCCTCCATGGAGGTCATTACTGTAGAAGAAGAGCTTGCAGGTGTTGCTGCTATGGAGAGGCACATACCGCTGCCCCCCCTGGAGCACTACAACCACTACAACACCTATAAGAGCACTTACCACCACCCTCCTATGCTCAGTACCATACACAGCTCTGCCACACAGGAACCTTTACTGATTCAAGCTTGTTCAAAAGACAATGTTCAAGAAACCCAAATCTGA